Proteins encoded together in one Nitrospirota bacterium window:
- a CDS encoding flagellar brake protein has product MEQEHAPAQSSILKVGLPLQLVIGSGQETVNCGSTLLGWREKAWLICEWPFHFGQAVPCETGTRCLVRSMVAGKLVAYQSEVCMTQMSPLPLLYLAFPRRTEEIHLRKHARVASNEPLLLRQTTQGNALLTQPNGPAPIGGLLQDLSLSGCRIMLQRAPDELRLGATVYLEFELIGIGHISHLAGAIKNIAERDGALLLGIEFRYNGKESVEFRGWGGNVQKAIEYSVMQRQTDWGFLTPTSEP; this is encoded by the coding sequence ATGGAACAAGAACATGCGCCAGCGCAGTCGTCCATTCTTAAGGTCGGACTACCGCTTCAGCTGGTCATCGGATCCGGTCAAGAGACGGTGAACTGCGGCTCCACATTGCTGGGCTGGAGAGAGAAGGCCTGGCTGATCTGCGAATGGCCATTCCATTTCGGGCAAGCGGTTCCGTGCGAGACGGGAACCCGCTGTCTCGTCCGTTCGATGGTGGCGGGCAAGCTCGTCGCGTATCAGAGCGAAGTCTGCATGACGCAGATGTCTCCGCTTCCCCTTCTGTACCTCGCATTTCCCAGGAGGACCGAGGAGATCCATCTCCGCAAGCATGCCCGCGTCGCCAGCAACGAGCCGTTGCTCCTGAGGCAAACGACCCAAGGAAACGCGCTGCTGACCCAGCCGAATGGACCGGCGCCCATCGGCGGCCTGTTGCAGGACCTCAGCCTGTCCGGTTGCCGAATCATGCTCCAGAGGGCGCCAGACGAGCTGCGGTTGGGCGCCACGGTCTATTTAGAGTTCGAGCTGATCGGGATCGGGCACATCTCGCATCTTGCCGGCGCGATCAAGAATATTGCGGAACGTGACGGCGCTCTCTTGCTCGGCATCGAGTTTCGCTATAACGGGAAAGAGTCCGTCGAATTCCGTGGATGGGGCGGGAACGTTCAAAAAGCCATTGAGTACTCTGTGATGCAGCGGCAAACCGATTGGGGATTCTTGACGCCGACGTCAGAACCGTGA
- the csrA gene encoding carbon storage regulator CsrA translates to MLVLTRKRGEGVAIGPDIRIVVLGIKNGQVRLGVEAPRTIEVHRDEVCVRIQEENQLAARTPVVPLDVFQRLLRRKLA, encoded by the coding sequence ATGCTAGTCCTGACACGAAAACGCGGTGAAGGAGTGGCTATCGGTCCGGACATCCGGATCGTGGTGTTGGGGATTAAAAATGGGCAGGTTCGCTTGGGCGTGGAAGCGCCACGGACGATCGAAGTGCATCGGGATGAGGTCTGTGTCAGGATTCAAGAAGAGAACCAACTCGCGGCACGCACGCCGGTGGTTCCGCTCGATGTGTTTCAACGATTGTTGCGCAGGAAACTCGCTTGA
- a CDS encoding DUF3391 domain-containing protein, translating to MRKRISIDQLKIGMTVEKLDRSWLSTPFLRHRFRITSSDQIQQLYASGVQQLEVEADGADPGSGPPVSAMPVEAQPSQPVTQSLEPEPSTIPFTEELPAARQAYKAAKLVIQQAMEDVRMGRALNMEAVSEVVGNMADSILRNHDALASLTRLKNFDEYTFYHSVNTSALALSVGKHLGYERTPLLQLGTGMLLHDIGKTQIPVELLNKPGRYDAGEFEIMKQHVLRGAEILSNTTGLTDMFLKPTLEHHERVDGTGYPHHRSKIDLSQFGLIAAIVDIYDAVTSDRCYHKGKTPHDTLQFLYQLGAQGHVDGTLVQQFVQVVGVYPVGSCVLLNTGERAIVKQFNHQAPLRPLVVLITDEAGCHRSIPLDLDLAAQRRKPTQTIESILDPATLGIDPHGYLDKEAA from the coding sequence ATGCGCAAGCGAATTTCCATCGATCAGCTGAAAATCGGCATGACGGTCGAGAAGCTCGATCGCTCCTGGTTGTCCACGCCGTTCTTGCGTCATCGGTTCAGGATTACGTCCTCAGATCAAATACAGCAACTGTATGCCAGTGGCGTGCAACAACTCGAAGTCGAGGCAGATGGCGCGGATCCGGGATCTGGCCCGCCTGTGTCGGCGATGCCTGTGGAGGCTCAACCATCCCAGCCGGTCACACAGTCCCTGGAGCCGGAACCGTCGACCATTCCGTTTACTGAGGAGCTGCCTGCAGCAAGACAAGCTTACAAGGCCGCAAAACTGGTCATTCAACAGGCGATGGAAGACGTCCGCATGGGCCGCGCGTTGAATATGGAGGCAGTCAGTGAAGTGGTCGGGAACATGGCCGATAGCATTCTACGCAACCATGACGCGCTTGCCAGCCTGACACGTCTCAAGAATTTCGACGAATACACCTTCTACCATTCCGTTAACACCTCCGCCCTGGCGCTGTCAGTCGGAAAACATCTCGGCTATGAGAGGACGCCGTTGCTTCAGCTCGGGACAGGCATGCTGTTGCACGACATCGGCAAGACACAGATTCCGGTCGAGCTGCTGAATAAACCGGGGCGCTATGATGCCGGCGAGTTCGAGATCATGAAACAGCATGTCCTGCGAGGGGCGGAGATCTTGTCGAATACCACCGGCCTCACCGACATGTTTCTGAAGCCTACTTTGGAGCATCATGAACGAGTTGACGGAACCGGATATCCCCATCATCGATCCAAAATAGACCTCAGTCAGTTCGGCCTCATTGCAGCGATAGTGGATATCTATGATGCGGTAACGAGCGACCGTTGTTATCATAAAGGCAAAACACCGCACGATACGCTTCAGTTTCTCTATCAATTGGGGGCTCAGGGCCATGTGGACGGGACGCTGGTTCAGCAGTTCGTCCAGGTCGTGGGGGTTTATCCAGTCGGTTCCTGTGTATTGCTCAATACAGGAGAAAGGGCGATTGTGAAGCAATTCAATCACCAGGCTCCCTTACGCCCCCTGGTCGTACTGATCACCGATGAAGCCGGATGCCATCGATCCATCCCTCTCGATCTCGACCTTGCAGCCCAGCGGCGCAAACCGACGCAGACGATCGAGTCCATCCTCGATCCTGCTACGTTGGGGATCGATCCCCACGGATATCTCGATAAGGAAGCGGCGTAA
- a CDS encoding response regulator — translation MKHVSQNRVNPAVLDTLPIGVLLLDSRLHIISVNAEAARLLGQSADLCLSKPLQELLLQEPGTSHHDIVMRIRASFSDSSPIQGARTTLAGTTHESHPVEWSYVPLDAEEASGGVLTLRDLTREEELQQDRDRLAQVAEESPSPIIELDSDVNLVYANPAMARLLQRFGYVAGGFPAVCPGELSQLVHRCLESGREIRGEEVRLAEASFSWIFCPVPAHRLVRGYAVDLTDVTAAQEELRRAADQLHHNNRQLDQALQAAQNAARVKDSFLATVSHELRTPMNGVIGMTCLLMDTEPSEEQQTYIETIRQCGEALLNLINDILDYGKIESGKLDMECIDFNLRTTVEDVLGQFAERAQTKGLEITGLVHAALPTGLRGDPGRLRQILTNFVGNAIKFTEQGEVTVQAFLEQDLADAVVVRFEVTDSGIGIPPEVQARLFQPFTQADSSTSRKYGGSGLGLAISKQLVEQMDGNVGIISQQGRGSTFWATARFLKQTVSPLAIMPSTELTGRRVLIVDDNESNRIILHHLVTGWGMVDDQAQDAASAIALVEQQAEKGLSYDVAVVDMLMPGKDGLQLAKELKKHPVGSLVRLVVLTSLIQRGHAELARQAGFVAYLTKPVRHDQLANCLRTVLGLPGLAGQGTAQPVTTSAPQLITRHTLAETGLGLRILVAEDNLVNQKLTVRMLEKLGFQSDVAENGQEALAALARGSYAIVLMDCQMPIVDGFEATRLIRQREAPGNVSSSELRVSSSRTECSQGHLATHHSPLATPRHIPIIAVTANAMRGDRERCLAAGMDDYLTKPLRKEDLKGALDRWLPTSFQSHTPHTPGAEENWDGLDTRSLPVIFDPAAMIRNIGGDRALMDELVGLFLQRYQAMLEGIRAALADGDRQAVEQAAHLLKGTASNLCASEVVLSAGQLEAVGRLGTLVEGPILYVQIEKAVLRLVQVLEERCRAQAAARKRAA, via the coding sequence ATGAAACACGTCTCGCAGAATCGTGTGAACCCTGCTGTGCTGGATACGCTCCCAATCGGGGTGCTGTTGCTCGATAGTAGACTTCACATCATCTCGGTGAATGCTGAGGCCGCCCGCCTCCTTGGACAGTCAGCTGATCTCTGCCTATCCAAACCGCTTCAGGAACTATTGCTGCAGGAACCCGGAACATCCCACCACGACATCGTGATGCGGATTCGAGCCTCCTTTTCCGATAGTTCCCCAATACAAGGAGCCAGAACTACGCTGGCAGGCACTACACACGAGTCACATCCGGTTGAATGGAGTTATGTGCCATTGGATGCAGAAGAAGCTTCCGGCGGGGTGCTGACATTACGCGATCTGACTCGCGAGGAGGAGTTGCAGCAGGATCGCGACCGTCTGGCACAGGTGGCGGAAGAAAGCCCTTCCCCTATTATCGAGTTGGACTCCGATGTCAATCTCGTCTATGCGAATCCCGCGATGGCGCGATTGCTCCAGCGGTTCGGTTATGTCGCGGGCGGATTTCCTGCCGTCTGCCCCGGCGAGCTGTCGCAACTCGTCCATCGCTGTCTCGAATCAGGGAGGGAGATCCGGGGGGAAGAAGTCCGGCTGGCCGAGGCAAGCTTCTCGTGGATTTTCTGCCCGGTCCCCGCTCATCGATTGGTCCGCGGCTATGCGGTCGATCTGACCGATGTCACGGCAGCGCAAGAGGAGCTGCGCCGGGCAGCAGATCAGCTTCACCACAACAATCGTCAGCTGGATCAGGCGCTCCAGGCGGCGCAGAATGCCGCCCGGGTCAAAGATTCGTTCCTGGCGACTGTGAGCCACGAGTTGCGGACTCCGATGAACGGAGTCATTGGGATGACGTGCCTCCTGATGGACACGGAGCCGTCTGAAGAACAACAAACCTACATCGAGACCATTCGTCAGTGCGGCGAAGCCTTGCTGAACTTGATCAACGATATTCTCGACTACGGCAAGATCGAATCCGGCAAACTCGACATGGAATGTATCGATTTCAATCTTCGCACGACGGTGGAAGATGTCTTAGGCCAATTTGCGGAACGGGCGCAGACGAAAGGGCTGGAAATTACCGGGCTGGTGCATGCGGCCCTTCCGACAGGCCTCCGCGGCGACCCGGGACGGCTCCGTCAGATCCTGACAAACTTCGTCGGCAATGCGATCAAGTTTACCGAACAGGGTGAAGTGACGGTCCAGGCGTTCCTTGAGCAGGATCTGGCCGATGCGGTCGTTGTCCGTTTCGAAGTCACGGACAGCGGAATCGGCATTCCCCCGGAGGTACAGGCCCGCCTCTTCCAACCCTTTACCCAGGCGGATAGCTCGACATCGCGCAAATACGGAGGAAGCGGTCTAGGGCTCGCGATCTCGAAACAGTTGGTCGAGCAGATGGACGGCAATGTCGGCATCATCAGCCAACAAGGGCGAGGCAGCACATTCTGGGCCACTGCCCGCTTCCTCAAACAGACGGTTTCCCCTCTGGCCATCATGCCGTCGACTGAACTGACCGGGCGCCGTGTCCTGATCGTCGACGACAATGAATCGAACCGGATCATTCTCCACCACCTGGTCACGGGATGGGGAATGGTCGATGATCAAGCCCAGGATGCAGCCTCAGCCATCGCATTGGTCGAGCAGCAGGCGGAGAAAGGCCTCTCGTACGATGTCGCTGTTGTCGATATGTTGATGCCCGGTAAGGACGGGTTACAACTAGCCAAGGAACTCAAAAAGCACCCGGTTGGATCCCTCGTCCGTCTTGTCGTCCTCACCTCGCTCATTCAGCGGGGACACGCAGAACTGGCGCGCCAAGCCGGGTTTGTCGCCTATCTCACCAAACCGGTCCGCCACGATCAACTTGCGAATTGTTTGAGGACCGTGCTGGGTTTGCCAGGGCTTGCAGGTCAAGGGACAGCGCAGCCGGTTACGACATCAGCGCCGCAACTCATCACAAGGCATACTCTCGCAGAGACAGGGTTGGGTCTGCGAATTTTGGTGGCGGAAGACAATCTCGTTAATCAGAAACTCACTGTTCGCATGCTGGAGAAACTCGGCTTTCAATCGGATGTCGCGGAAAACGGTCAAGAAGCGCTGGCAGCCTTAGCACGAGGTTCCTATGCCATCGTCCTCATGGACTGCCAGATGCCGATCGTCGATGGCTTCGAGGCGACCAGGCTCATTCGACAACGTGAAGCGCCAGGAAATGTTTCGAGTTCCGAATTGCGGGTTTCGAGTTCAAGGACGGAATGCTCCCAGGGCCATCTCGCCACTCACCACTCGCCACTTGCCACTCCCCGGCACATTCCGATCATCGCGGTGACGGCCAATGCGATGCGGGGAGATCGAGAGCGCTGTCTCGCGGCAGGTATGGACGACTACCTCACCAAACCTCTACGAAAAGAAGATCTCAAGGGGGCTCTTGACCGATGGCTTCCAACCTCCTTTCAGTCGCACACCCCCCATACTCCTGGGGCAGAAGAAAACTGGGACGGACTAGATACCAGGTCTCTCCCCGTCATCTTCGATCCGGCGGCGATGATACGCAATATTGGGGGCGACCGCGCATTAATGGATGAACTGGTTGGTCTGTTCCTTCAACGCTACCAAGCCATGTTGGAGGGAATCCGCGCCGCCCTGGCCGACGGAGATCGGCAGGCCGTGGAGCAGGCAGCGCATCTCCTCAAAGGGACAGCGAGCAATCTCTGCGCATCTGAGGTAGTTTTATCCGCTGGTCAATTGGAAGCGGTGGGGCGACTCGGCACGCTGGTTGAAGGACCGATCCTCTACGTTCAGATTGAAAAAGCGGTGCTGCGGCTTGTTCAGGTTCTGGAAGAGCGATGCCGGGCGCAGGCCGCAGCCAGGAAACGTGCAGCGTAA
- the flgK gene encoding flagellar hook-associated protein FlgK → MAINRLVDIGKSALFTAQQAITVAGHNIANVNTPGYSRQEVTLAENRPENGSPGQIGTGVHAESIRRAYDSFVDGQLLASRERLGEFTASYNSLARLEPLFGDANNQGIGAGLDEFFAALQDVATNPSDLSARTVFLSKATALAARLNQSDADLTAAQESIDRQVSQTITDANRLTSQIADLNAKIAEAESRGQHANDLRDQRGVALAGLGELIEVSSIEDASGQLTVFAGRGQVLVDRERNYQLVGVPDLGNNGLLAVHYDAGAGATTNLSSVIQSGKLKGLLDVRDQTIPSLRASLDTLASEAVTQVNQLHRSGFGLDGSTNVDFFAPTGTTAATMAVSLTNVRQIAASSTVTGVPGNNANALALAGLKHTDFASFGNVTFQEYYSTIAGSFGSTLQGVEANLEAQQILHEQLTSQRASISGVSMDEELANLLQYQRSFEAASRMIVIADEMFQTILSIKR, encoded by the coding sequence ATGGCCATTAACAGACTGGTGGACATTGGTAAATCCGCCCTCTTTACCGCGCAGCAAGCCATTACCGTAGCTGGCCACAACATCGCGAATGTCAATACGCCGGGCTATTCTCGGCAAGAGGTCACTCTGGCCGAGAACAGGCCTGAGAACGGATCACCAGGTCAGATCGGCACTGGCGTGCATGCCGAGTCAATCAGACGCGCCTACGACTCCTTTGTCGACGGGCAGCTCCTTGCTTCGCGTGAACGGCTGGGAGAGTTTACCGCTTCGTACAACAGCCTGGCCCGGCTGGAGCCGCTGTTCGGGGACGCCAACAATCAAGGCATCGGTGCAGGGCTCGATGAATTTTTTGCCGCGCTCCAGGATGTGGCGACCAACCCGAGTGACTTGTCTGCCAGGACTGTGTTTCTCTCTAAAGCCACGGCCCTCGCTGCCAGACTCAATCAGTCTGACGCAGATCTGACTGCTGCGCAGGAGTCCATCGATCGTCAAGTCAGCCAGACCATCACGGATGCGAACCGGCTGACCAGCCAGATCGCGGACCTGAATGCAAAAATCGCCGAAGCTGAGTCTCGTGGGCAACATGCCAATGATCTGCGCGATCAACGAGGAGTCGCCCTCGCAGGTTTGGGCGAGTTGATCGAGGTGTCATCGATCGAAGATGCGAGCGGCCAATTGACGGTATTTGCCGGCCGTGGACAGGTTCTGGTGGACAGGGAACGGAACTACCAGCTGGTCGGAGTTCCGGATCTCGGCAACAATGGCCTGCTGGCTGTTCACTATGACGCAGGAGCAGGGGCCACCACCAATCTCTCGTCCGTGATTCAAAGCGGCAAGCTCAAAGGCCTCCTTGACGTGCGCGATCAGACTATCCCTTCGTTGCGGGCCTCCCTCGACACCCTGGCTTCGGAAGCTGTCACGCAGGTCAATCAACTACACCGATCGGGGTTCGGGCTCGATGGCTCTACGAATGTAGATTTCTTTGCGCCGACTGGAACGACCGCCGCTACGATGGCCGTTTCATTGACCAACGTACGCCAGATCGCGGCCTCGTCGACCGTGACAGGAGTCCCAGGCAACAATGCCAATGCCCTGGCGTTGGCCGGTCTGAAACATACGGACTTCGCCTCATTTGGCAATGTGACCTTTCAAGAGTATTACAGCACGATTGCCGGAAGCTTCGGGTCGACCCTGCAAGGGGTTGAGGCCAATCTGGAGGCGCAACAGATTCTTCATGAGCAGTTGACGTCTCAGCGTGCCTCTATCTCCGGCGTATCGATGGATGAAGAGCTCGCCAATCTTCTCCAATATCAACGGAGTTTTGAGGCGGCATCGCGCATGATCGTCATTGCGGACGAGATGTTTCAAACCATCTTATCGATAAAGCGATGA
- the flgL gene encoding flagellar hook-associated protein FlgL gives MRVADQQLFGSTAGSLERVKERIVRVHEQIASQQRIAKPSDDPAIFGQAILEKSALADNGQWIRNIQFGTARVAVADQALGQTQNLLSRVRELAVQARSDTTSAQGRVTIAQEVRQLHRQLIQLANAEVNGQPVFAGTKTDAPPFLLGIGDSVSYQGNSESQSIAVGPNQTTQIVLPGDQVFTGATTNIFDGLANLLTALEANNGAGIEAGIGNLDQAIGQISLAQGQIGAIANRLDQAYGISLVVSEAIRNVLSDQTDTDLATALTDLKLQETAYEATSQTFSRLFDLSLLRFLR, from the coding sequence ATGCGAGTGGCTGATCAGCAGTTGTTCGGCTCGACGGCCGGGAGCTTGGAGCGCGTGAAGGAACGTATCGTCCGGGTCCATGAACAGATCGCGTCCCAGCAACGTATCGCCAAACCCTCCGATGATCCCGCCATTTTCGGACAGGCCATCCTGGAGAAGTCCGCGCTTGCCGACAACGGCCAATGGATCAGAAATATCCAATTCGGTACCGCGCGCGTCGCAGTGGCCGATCAGGCCCTGGGGCAGACTCAGAATCTGCTCAGTCGTGTTCGAGAACTGGCGGTGCAGGCGAGGAGTGACACGACGTCTGCGCAGGGACGGGTGACGATCGCCCAAGAGGTTCGGCAGCTGCATCGCCAATTGATCCAACTCGCCAATGCTGAAGTGAACGGGCAACCGGTATTTGCCGGGACGAAGACCGATGCCCCTCCCTTTCTGTTAGGCATCGGCGATTCCGTCTCCTATCAGGGCAATAGCGAGAGTCAGTCCATTGCGGTTGGCCCGAATCAAACCACTCAGATCGTCCTCCCCGGCGATCAGGTGTTCACGGGCGCCACGACGAATATCTTTGACGGCCTCGCCAACCTACTGACCGCCTTGGAGGCAAACAATGGTGCTGGTATTGAAGCGGGCATCGGAAACCTCGACCAGGCGATCGGTCAAATCAGTCTTGCGCAAGGGCAGATCGGCGCCATTGCCAATCGCCTCGACCAGGCGTACGGGATCTCGCTGGTGGTGTCGGAGGCTATTCGGAACGTGCTCTCAGATCAAACGGACACAGATCTGGCGACGGCGCTGACCGACCTCAAGCTCCAGGAAACGGCCTATGAAGCGACCAGCCAAACGTTCTCGCGGCTGTTCGATCTGTCGCTCCTGAGGTTTCTCCGCTGA
- the fliW gene encoding flagellar assembly protein FliW, translated as MVVASTRFGTLNVSAESLLTFPSGLLGFPEWTRYVILDHDTDAPFKWLHCAEEASLAFVVIDPVLFNERYQVTISPEARGEVEGSETDELGLAVILTIPSDDPSAVTANLRGPLLMNPRTRLCKQLVLSEDYPTRYPVFSAPRHAERSQNLPLAEAIPA; from the coding sequence ATGGTTGTCGCATCGACTCGCTTCGGAACGTTGAATGTCTCTGCTGAGTCGTTGCTGACCTTTCCGTCAGGTCTGCTCGGGTTTCCAGAATGGACCCGCTACGTGATTCTCGATCATGATACCGATGCGCCGTTCAAATGGTTGCACTGCGCGGAAGAGGCGTCCCTTGCATTCGTGGTCATCGATCCTGTGTTGTTCAATGAGCGCTATCAAGTGACGATTTCGCCGGAGGCGCGTGGTGAGGTGGAGGGGAGTGAGACCGATGAATTGGGCCTTGCGGTCATCCTGACCATTCCATCTGATGATCCGTCCGCTGTGACCGCCAATCTTCGCGGCCCTCTGCTCATGAACCCTCGCACAAGACTCTGCAAGCAACTCGTGCTCTCCGAGGACTACCCCACTCGATATCCGGTATTTTCTGCTCCGAGGCATGCCGAGCGTAGCCAGAACCTCCCTCTCGCCGAGGCGATTCCGGCCTAG
- a CDS encoding NAD(P)-dependent oxidoreductase, whose translation MIHETSTKPLRHAIVTGGAGFIGSQISSRLMKEKTRVTILTRNVSAPRAVALAKQGCKVVACDLADARRIPRQDMLDPADALFHFAADVSVSSPTLRAANVDGTTRALALADALAIPYVVYASSIEAQGLGAESEIPLREDMACRPVSDYGQSKVQAEALMAEWGSLPGHQSLVLRIGNIYGPGSAWFLHPSLLALLGATPIRAIWSRLRHRLFQPLFIDDLVEGLHRAVDHRLTGTYNITGEEQVTIEGYLAKLASLMQLTDRAQLIREPAIPSSRSHPIAPDFAYVLMGSEERCHRSYDNSRLRAEIGPYVRWSLSRGLAATLQWYDTSGQLPALLASLRRQPGAMTCM comes from the coding sequence ATGATCCATGAAACATCCACGAAACCGCTCCGCCATGCGATCGTCACGGGAGGAGCGGGTTTCATCGGCTCACAGATCAGCTCCCGCCTCATGAAAGAGAAGACGCGCGTCACCATACTCACGCGGAACGTGTCAGCGCCCCGGGCTGTCGCGCTGGCCAAGCAGGGATGCAAGGTCGTGGCCTGCGATCTTGCCGATGCGCGTCGCATTCCGCGCCAAGATATGCTTGACCCGGCCGACGCCTTGTTCCACTTTGCGGCGGATGTCTCTGTCAGCAGCCCGACGCTCCGGGCAGCGAATGTCGATGGCACGACCCGCGCCTTAGCCCTGGCGGATGCGCTGGCCATTCCTTACGTCGTCTATGCGAGCAGCATTGAGGCGCAGGGGCTTGGAGCAGAGTCCGAGATTCCCCTTCGGGAAGACATGGCCTGTCGCCCCGTATCCGACTATGGGCAGTCGAAGGTTCAGGCGGAGGCACTCATGGCAGAATGGGGATCGCTGCCGGGCCATCAGTCGCTCGTGCTTCGCATCGGCAACATCTATGGACCGGGAAGTGCCTGGTTTCTCCACCCATCCCTCCTGGCCCTGCTGGGGGCCACGCCGATCAGGGCGATCTGGAGCAGGCTCCGGCATCGCCTGTTTCAACCCTTGTTCATCGACGACCTCGTCGAGGGCCTGCATAGAGCCGTGGATCATCGGCTCACCGGCACGTACAACATCACAGGGGAGGAGCAGGTGACGATTGAGGGCTATCTCGCCAAACTCGCGAGCCTCATGCAATTGACAGATCGCGCGCAATTGATCCGTGAGCCTGCGATCCCATCGAGTCGCTCGCATCCGATCGCACCGGACTTTGCCTACGTCTTGATGGGGTCTGAGGAACGTTGCCACCGCTCCTACGACAACAGCAGGCTCCGCGCGGAGATCGGCCCCTACGTTCGCTGGTCCCTCTCTCGGGGGCTCGCGGCCACCCTGCAGTGGTACGACACAAGCGGCCAGCTGCCTGCCCTCCTGGCATCACTGCGGCGGCAACCGGGAGCCATGACATGCATGTGA
- a CDS encoding DUF3391 domain-containing protein — MKHTKTITIDQLKPGMFVVGMDQPWYRTPFLIHKRFIRNREEIDLLRQIGVRKLKIDSSQGLDVEPASSGDAASARDTQQTTAALQSNHAAQPPSSAQLPQPAPDREPNEPGRSGATTQEGTSPPPITRERAAAAQETYNQAVRSMERVFEEIEAGRAPKAERLQEIVSKVLTRVLNDDAAMLNTLSLQKMKRFDRTLASHALDVCTLSLIVAHDFGVLEADLELLGAGALLHDIGYIRLPRNLYRRGQDLTDQERTVMQQHPALGLAILRDAQEERSAVVRIVMEHHECGDGNGFPHKLKGDSLSILAQLVGLVDIYDGMVSRRGGRPAMLPHDAIRQLFRLGDTGQYQKDLIQTMIGSLGVYPIGSLVMLNTGERGVVVGMNRTQRLKPVVNVITGPQGGAFIVPIRIDLGAQTTGDSTRTIVKVLNPLRERVNVAMFLDGLHEEAA, encoded by the coding sequence ATGAAACACACGAAAACAATCACGATTGATCAACTCAAGCCTGGAATGTTCGTTGTTGGAATGGACCAACCTTGGTACCGGACCCCCTTCCTCATCCATAAACGATTCATCCGTAATCGGGAGGAGATCGACCTGCTCCGACAAATCGGGGTCAGAAAGCTGAAGATTGATTCCAGCCAAGGGCTCGATGTGGAGCCGGCCTCTTCGGGAGATGCAGCCTCGGCACGTGACACACAACAGACAACAGCCGCCCTCCAATCAAACCATGCAGCGCAGCCGCCTTCGTCGGCACAACTCCCGCAGCCTGCTCCGGACAGAGAGCCGAACGAACCAGGGCGGTCGGGGGCTACCACCCAGGAAGGCACATCGCCCCCTCCTATTACAAGGGAACGGGCCGCGGCTGCCCAAGAGACATACAACCAGGCAGTCCGTTCGATGGAACGGGTGTTTGAGGAAATAGAAGCAGGAAGAGCCCCCAAGGCGGAAAGGTTGCAAGAGATCGTCTCGAAAGTACTTACACGAGTGCTGAACGATGATGCCGCCATGCTCAACACGCTCTCTCTTCAGAAGATGAAACGATTCGATCGCACATTGGCGTCCCACGCGCTCGATGTCTGCACCCTCTCGCTCATCGTGGCGCATGACTTTGGAGTCTTGGAGGCAGATCTGGAACTGCTCGGCGCCGGTGCGTTGCTGCATGACATCGGCTACATCCGGCTGCCGCGGAACCTGTACCGTCGAGGCCAAGACCTCACCGATCAGGAGCGCACAGTCATGCAACAGCACCCTGCGCTGGGGCTGGCGATCTTACGGGATGCGCAAGAGGAGAGGAGCGCGGTCGTCCGGATTGTCATGGAACATCATGAGTGCGGCGACGGGAACGGATTTCCGCATAAGCTCAAAGGCGACTCCCTCTCGATCTTGGCGCAGCTGGTCGGCCTGGTCGATATCTATGACGGCATGGTGAGTCGCCGTGGAGGGCGTCCAGCGATGTTGCCGCATGATGCCATCCGACAGTTGTTTCGACTTGGAGACACAGGACAGTACCAGAAGGATTTGATCCAAACCATGATCGGTAGTCTGGGCGTATATCCGATCGGGAGCCTGGTGATGCTGAACACGGGAGAACGGGGGGTGGTTGTGGGAATGAATCGCACCCAGAGGCTCAAACCGGTCGTCAACGTGATTACAGGACCTCAGGGAGGAGCCTTTATCGTGCCGATCCGCATCGATCTTGGGGCGCAGACGACGGGGGATTCAACGCGAACCATCGTGAAGGTACTAAACCCCCTTCGCGAACGAGTGAATGTCGCCATGTTCCTAGACGGCCTTCACGAAGAGGCAGCCTGA